From the Limosilactobacillus panis genome, one window contains:
- a CDS encoding alpha,alpha-phosphotrehalase — translation MENKHWWNNAVVYQIYPKSFQDSNGDGVGDLRGIINRLDYLKKLGVDIIWLNPIYKSPQVDNGYDISDYQAINPTLGNMADFSELIDGIHHRGMKLVMDLVVNHTSDQHRWFKESKKSKDNPYRDYYIWRDGKNGQEPNNWGSYFSGPAWKYDPETDQYYLHLFAPQQPDLNWENPNVRHSVYDMMNWWAAKGVDGFRMDVINLISKPKELVDGPVTGDEKYANVEKVVPNGPRMHEFLQEMNRNVMSKHKMITVGEMPGTTPAQAKKYANLDNKELNMIFQFEHMGLDGNSNPALGKWNDQKTKLKDLRANFTKWQKGLMGTAWNSLYWNNHDQPRVVSRFGDDSSEENRVKSAKMLATMLHFQQGTPYIYEGEEIGMTNVYFDKLEDYVDLESINAYHQLVDEQHLLDGKTMLKYLAMHSRDNARTPMQWDDSKNAGFSTGTPWEKVNPNYPTINVEKALEDQNSIFYYYQKLIKLRHELPVITNGDFELVTGNEDDPAVFAYLRQNSDTTLLVITNYTDQTLQRHYDVPDGAKLLITNYADDAGETIRPYEAKVYQY, via the coding sequence ATGGAAAATAAACATTGGTGGAATAATGCGGTTGTTTACCAAATTTACCCGAAGAGTTTTCAGGACAGTAATGGTGATGGAGTCGGTGACCTTCGGGGAATCATTAACCGCTTAGACTATCTGAAAAAGCTTGGTGTTGACATTATCTGGTTAAACCCGATCTACAAGTCACCTCAGGTTGATAACGGATACGACATCAGTGACTACCAGGCAATCAACCCGACCCTAGGTAATATGGCTGATTTTTCTGAATTGATTGATGGTATCCACCACCGGGGGATGAAGCTGGTGATGGACCTAGTTGTCAATCACACTTCTGACCAGCACAGGTGGTTTAAAGAATCGAAGAAAAGTAAGGATAACCCATATCGTGACTACTATATTTGGCGGGACGGTAAGAATGGGCAGGAGCCAAACAACTGGGGCTCCTACTTCTCGGGACCTGCTTGGAAGTATGATCCGGAAACAGACCAGTACTATCTCCACCTCTTTGCTCCCCAACAACCTGATTTGAACTGGGAAAATCCAAACGTTCGCCACAGTGTTTACGATATGATGAATTGGTGGGCTGCAAAGGGGGTTGATGGCTTCCGGATGGATGTTATCAACCTAATCTCCAAACCAAAGGAACTCGTTGATGGACCGGTAACGGGTGACGAAAAGTACGCTAACGTTGAAAAGGTAGTGCCAAATGGTCCCCGGATGCACGAATTCCTGCAGGAGATGAACCGCAACGTCATGAGCAAGCATAAAATGATTACGGTCGGCGAAATGCCCGGGACAACACCAGCGCAGGCTAAGAAATACGCTAACCTGGACAATAAAGAGCTTAATATGATCTTCCAATTCGAACATATGGGGCTCGATGGTAATAGCAATCCTGCCTTGGGGAAGTGGAACGACCAGAAGACAAAGCTGAAGGATCTGCGGGCTAACTTCACAAAGTGGCAAAAGGGCCTGATGGGGACTGCGTGGAACTCCCTTTACTGGAATAACCACGACCAACCGCGGGTTGTCTCCCGCTTTGGTGATGATAGTAGTGAAGAAAACCGTGTTAAATCTGCAAAGATGTTGGCAACCATGCTGCACTTCCAGCAGGGAACCCCATATATTTACGAAGGCGAAGAGATTGGGATGACAAACGTCTACTTCGACAAGCTGGAAGATTACGTTGATCTTGAGTCGATTAACGCATACCACCAACTCGTCGACGAACAGCACCTGCTTGATGGAAAAACGATGCTCAAGTACTTAGCAATGCACAGTCGGGACAACGCGCGGACGCCAATGCAGTGGGATGATAGCAAGAATGCCGGCTTCTCAACTGGAACGCCTTGGGAAAAGGTCAACCCGAACTACCCAACCATCAACGTTGAAAAGGCGCTGGAGGACCAAAACTCCATCTTCTATTACTACCAGAAGTTGATCAAGCTCCGTCATGAGCTTCCAGTAATTACTAACGGTGATTTTGAATTAGTTACTGGCAACGAGGATGATCCAGCAGTGTTTGCCTATCTTCGGCAAAATAGCGACACTACTCTGCTCGTCATCACCAACTACACCGACCAAACACTGCAACGCCACTATGACGTTCCGGATGGTGCCAAGCTTTTGATTACTAACTATGCTGATGATGCGGGCGAGACGATTCGTCCTTATGAAGCAAAGGTTTACCAATACTAA
- a CDS encoding SLC45 family MFS transporter, with translation MDKKTNEDNRIDLDAGMPSLSKSQIFSITFAFFGINMAFSLQSSQMSRICQTIGANPNSLGFFFIFPPLMGMIVQPILGQLSDRTWNRFGRRLPYLLFGTPIAALVLIMLPFSGSFGFGYGSLAAMTYAAVAICFMDLFSNVCMQPLRMLVGDMVNNKQNNAAWSWQQVFSNGGAILATILPFLFTAFGMSNTAKRGVVPHTVIWAYLCAAAVLLITGLWTVFNVKEYDPKTYADYHHIDVNEAHKKVSLWKLVKQAPRSFWEINLVQLFSWFAIMYVWTYTTGTVAKNIWHTTDVSSAGYQAAGNWYGILTAVYSIAGIIWGLLYAKAKANSRKKWYVLGMVLGAIGLGSMAFITSKTLSIIAMVLFGIANFSINTIPFTLLTSSLNGKNEGAYLGLFNVGICVPQILASLCSFIIFPLVGHNQTMMMLIAGLSLLVGAIVVPRIHEGVMVQKASEEAK, from the coding sequence ATGGACAAAAAGACTAACGAAGATAATCGAATTGACCTTGATGCGGGGATGCCGTCATTATCCAAGAGCCAAATTTTCTCAATTACATTTGCCTTCTTTGGGATTAACATGGCTTTCTCGCTGCAAAGCTCACAAATGAGCCGGATTTGCCAGACAATTGGTGCTAACCCAAATAGCCTTGGCTTCTTCTTCATCTTCCCACCACTGATGGGAATGATTGTTCAGCCAATCTTGGGTCAATTGTCTGACCGGACATGGAACCGCTTTGGTCGGCGGTTACCATATCTCCTTTTTGGGACCCCAATTGCGGCATTAGTTTTGATTATGCTACCGTTTTCCGGGTCGTTTGGCTTTGGGTATGGTTCACTGGCCGCAATGACTTACGCCGCTGTTGCAATCTGCTTTATGGACCTGTTCTCCAACGTCTGCATGCAGCCATTACGGATGCTGGTTGGTGACATGGTTAACAACAAGCAAAATAATGCTGCTTGGTCATGGCAACAGGTCTTCTCTAATGGTGGGGCAATTCTTGCCACGATTCTGCCATTCCTGTTTACTGCATTTGGGATGTCCAACACGGCCAAACGGGGGGTCGTTCCGCACACCGTTATTTGGGCTTACCTGTGTGCCGCTGCGGTACTGTTGATTACGGGACTGTGGACCGTGTTTAACGTTAAAGAATATGACCCGAAAACTTATGCTGATTACCACCATATTGACGTCAATGAGGCACACAAGAAAGTGAGTCTCTGGAAGCTGGTTAAGCAGGCACCACGGTCCTTCTGGGAGATTAACCTGGTCCAATTATTCTCTTGGTTTGCAATTATGTATGTTTGGACCTATACGACCGGGACGGTTGCCAAGAATATTTGGCACACCACTGACGTTAGCTCAGCTGGCTACCAAGCAGCCGGTAACTGGTATGGGATCTTAACCGCCGTTTATAGTATTGCCGGTATTATTTGGGGTCTGCTCTATGCCAAAGCCAAGGCTAACTCCCGGAAGAAATGGTACGTTTTAGGAATGGTCCTCGGTGCCATTGGCCTCGGTAGCATGGCATTTATCACTTCTAAGACGCTGTCAATTATCGCAATGGTTCTCTTTGGAATTGCTAACTTTAGTATTAACACAATTCCGTTTACCCTGCTGACTTCCTCATTAAACGGGAAAAATGAAGGGGCCTATCTTGGACTCTTCAATGTCGGAATCTGTGTTCCCCAGATTCTGGCCTCCCTATGCAGCTTTATCATTTTCCCACTCGTGGGACACAACCAAACGATGATGATGCTGATCGCTGGATTATCACTTCTGGTCGGGGCTATCGTTGTACCAAGAATTCATGAAGGGGTCATGGTGCAAAAGGCTAGCGAAGAAGCTAAGTAA
- a CDS encoding IS1182 family transposase, which produces MYQNYTIGQTEFVLSYNYDLPQNHIARLISDFVDSIPQNVLLEDSGAATGRPSSHPAIMLKILLFAYARQTYSGRKIEMMLDENLPMRWLAHDYAYSYHTINNFRRSQHASKLIKHAFVYFTMALKDHGLIQNDAVFIDGTKVEADANKYSFTWRRAVEKYHAKLREKTSKLYEELVEKQVVQEMAPELVTSAEGMEVMEQELAEKITKLDEEIKQEPKIIKGGSVRKRRRRFLKKLRHQLSNDLIPRAKKYERAEDIFQGRNSYSKTDHDATFMCMKEDPMMNRELKPGYNLQIATHKQFVLDYGLFSNPTDTRTLVPFLTQFHALDFFKHIVADAGYGSEYNYTMILDQFEKQPVIPYTTYQKEQKHKFKNDPTKSQNWQYNAEDDYYIDHLGVRFSFYRYSRRTDKYGFERDFKLYRADKHQLSEQLDELAKTPSGRQRYMQVNPTWNYYKAKVKATLSSDEGKAIYRRRKFDVEPVFGHMKRDFGIRRTHLRGQRAVENDIGLALMALNLTKFGQSISRLATNFINNLKSGL; this is translated from the coding sequence ATGTATCAAAATTATACCATAGGACAAACCGAATTCGTACTAAGCTATAACTATGATTTACCACAAAATCATATTGCGCGGCTAATTAGTGATTTTGTCGACTCGATTCCACAAAATGTGCTATTAGAAGATTCAGGAGCGGCTACCGGCCGCCCTTCATCGCATCCAGCAATTATGCTTAAGATTCTCTTGTTTGCCTACGCACGTCAAACTTATTCTGGAAGAAAGATTGAAATGATGTTGGATGAGAACCTGCCAATGCGTTGGTTAGCTCATGATTATGCTTATAGCTACCATACCATTAATAACTTTCGACGCAGTCAGCACGCTAGTAAGCTAATTAAACATGCCTTTGTTTACTTTACCATGGCTTTGAAAGATCACGGACTAATTCAAAATGATGCAGTTTTTATCGATGGGACCAAGGTAGAAGCCGATGCCAATAAATATTCATTTACTTGGCGACGGGCAGTTGAAAAGTATCACGCTAAGTTAAGAGAAAAGACGAGTAAGCTTTATGAGGAACTAGTAGAAAAACAAGTGGTGCAAGAAATGGCACCCGAGCTGGTTACTTCTGCCGAAGGCATGGAAGTAATGGAACAAGAACTTGCGGAGAAAATCACTAAGTTAGATGAAGAGATTAAGCAAGAACCAAAAATCATCAAAGGTGGTTCAGTTAGAAAACGGCGCCGTCGTTTTCTAAAAAAACTTCGCCATCAATTAAGCAACGACCTAATTCCGCGTGCCAAAAAGTATGAACGTGCCGAAGATATCTTCCAAGGTCGTAATAGCTATTCCAAGACTGATCATGATGCGACTTTTATGTGTATGAAGGAAGATCCGATGATGAATCGGGAGTTAAAGCCCGGCTATAACCTGCAAATCGCTACACATAAGCAATTTGTCCTTGATTACGGGCTCTTTTCAAATCCAACTGACACCAGGACCTTAGTGCCATTCCTTACCCAGTTTCATGCTTTAGATTTCTTTAAGCATATCGTTGCCGATGCCGGTTATGGTAGTGAGTACAATTACACAATGATTCTTGATCAGTTTGAAAAGCAGCCTGTTATTCCATACACAACTTATCAAAAGGAACAGAAACATAAATTTAAAAACGATCCAACTAAATCACAAAATTGGCAGTATAATGCCGAAGATGATTACTACATCGATCATTTAGGAGTTCGCTTTAGCTTTTATCGGTATAGTAGGCGAACCGATAAATATGGTTTCGAACGTGATTTCAAACTCTACCGAGCGGATAAGCACCAACTGTCAGAACAATTGGATGAGTTGGCAAAAACACCAAGTGGTCGGCAACGCTATATGCAGGTTAACCCAACGTGGAATTATTACAAGGCTAAAGTAAAAGCAACCCTCTCAAGTGACGAAGGCAAGGCAATTTATCGTCGACGAAAGTTCGACGTTGAGCCAGTCTTTGGTCACATGAAGAGGGATTTTGGCATACGCCGAACTCATCTACGCGGACAACGGGCTGTGGAAAATGACATTGGGCTAGCCTTGATGGCATTAAATCTAACGAAATTTGGTCAATCAATTAGTCGATTGGCGACTAATTTTATAAATAATTTAAAATCCGGACTATGA